One Fuerstiella marisgermanici DNA window includes the following coding sequences:
- a CDS encoding type IV pilus modification PilV family protein, whose amino-acid sequence MRRATLHQRRRGFSLIEVIVATAILMGSVIVLARLAGMGRTTGQKAQRYDEAQRVCEQTLNEIVLGLRPLEPVQQAQLQPAAAFADETDLNAEASSAAALFSVQRSEQQWTYSVLTQPVDEVPGLTLLSVVVKSVVPEGSIARPTTFRLNRWVRISPSEESASDMESGLLGDIR is encoded by the coding sequence ATGCGACGTGCAACGTTACATCAGCGGCGGCGAGGCTTCAGTTTGATTGAAGTCATCGTGGCGACCGCCATCTTAATGGGCAGCGTCATCGTCCTGGCTCGGCTTGCAGGAATGGGCCGCACGACTGGCCAGAAAGCACAGCGCTACGACGAGGCTCAGCGCGTGTGCGAACAAACGCTCAACGAAATTGTGCTGGGCCTGAGACCTCTGGAACCCGTGCAGCAGGCGCAGCTACAACCGGCGGCCGCGTTCGCGGATGAAACCGACTTGAACGCTGAAGCAAGCTCCGCAGCGGCGTTGTTTTCTGTGCAACGCAGCGAACAGCAATGGACGTATTCTGTGCTGACTCAACCTGTTGACGAAGTTCCCGGGTTAACACTCTTGTCGGTGGTGGTGAAATCTGTCGTACCGGAAGGCAGTATTGCACGGCCCACGACGTTTCGGTTGAATCGCTGGGTCAGGATTTCACCGTCTGAAGAATCAGCTTCGGACATGGAATCGGGGCTACTCGGAGACATCCGATGA
- a CDS encoding pilus assembly FimT family protein, whose product MNQSVRSNFRPCSSPHRGGFTLIEMMIVLAVMAAMAALTLPAMRAPLDKSRLRAAGRQLQAGLAKSRATAIREGVAVEFVYESGGRRWKIQRTNASPFASANDLDSGPAADSSIADSDAASFVSKVVREGLLPDGVRFLSAAESALQVAEETSVAQDVDVNVELDSSVTAWSEPIPFRPNGRSTDASLTVIGSRDFAVTVSLRGLTSAVSYSAPFRLPASVMAAAIDDGSVPLARSL is encoded by the coding sequence ATGAACCAGTCAGTCCGATCTAACTTTCGACCGTGCAGCTCACCGCATCGCGGTGGGTTTACGTTGATCGAAATGATGATCGTACTGGCGGTGATGGCCGCAATGGCCGCGCTCACTCTGCCCGCCATGCGAGCTCCGCTGGACAAGAGCCGCTTGCGCGCCGCGGGGCGACAACTTCAGGCGGGCCTGGCTAAGTCACGAGCGACGGCGATTCGCGAAGGTGTGGCCGTCGAATTCGTCTACGAATCCGGCGGCCGGCGGTGGAAGATTCAGCGAACAAACGCCTCGCCCTTCGCATCCGCTAACGATTTGGACTCCGGCCCTGCCGCCGATTCGAGCATAGCCGATTCCGACGCAGCGTCGTTCGTGAGTAAGGTTGTTCGGGAAGGTTTGCTGCCGGATGGCGTGCGATTTCTTTCGGCCGCCGAAAGTGCGCTGCAGGTTGCTGAGGAGACATCCGTCGCACAGGACGTCGATGTTAATGTGGAGCTGGATTCTTCGGTAACGGCGTGGTCGGAGCCGATTCCGTTTCGCCCCAACGGGCGCAGCACGGATGCGTCGTTGACGGTGATCGGCAGCCGAGACTTCGCTGTTACGGTCAGTCTTCGAGGCTTGACGTCGGCGGTTAGCTATTCAGCTCCGTTTCGCCTGCCAGCCAGCGTGATGGCCGCAGCGATCGATGACGGCTCAGTGCCATTGGCGAGGTCACTGTGA
- a CDS encoding type II secretion system protein GspK: MKRFFRSSRQADRHGVVLIVVLVLVVMIALAGFGFLAEMTTEYEAARINGDLLQGQQMLFSAESYLLTICEQRAKFPAQVPRLQNAPHLFQAKTLTFTDLPTANADGLSEASENRSTDFDIMWRFAVVADMPDVDLAAAADSGLEQLSSEFDETNLQNSPIQFGLQNESSRLHLATVLQWDFEEPGRGRRALLQIPGMTDEAADGILDWIDADDDVREFGAESEYYLRLDRPYRVRNSVPESLEELLFVKGVSRTAFYGSGRSEVQTGDASTDQTEADGWHQHLTVVSAERNSDSSGEMRLRLNGDTAAVTASDLQELESRLQAFLPEDVARYVVLARLFGISFSTSPGVPPLTISTNSPELRSHASASPSLPITNLSDLVDSSVQLPPSVGGQLVNSPLRSDEPSSLATFALLEDRLTTESTDVVTGRININHASEAVLRALIDDPAAASQLVRQRESIDQAERQSTLWLLTRQIVDLPTYRRIYRHLTTGGNVHTGEIIVYRPVGGPVLRRKVTIDAANESPRRLDWLDRSELGLSLSIGRLETAVAEF; encoded by the coding sequence ATGAAACGATTTTTCAGAAGCTCGCGGCAGGCTGATCGACACGGCGTCGTTTTGATTGTCGTGCTGGTTTTGGTCGTCATGATCGCATTGGCAGGCTTTGGCTTTCTGGCCGAAATGACGACCGAATACGAAGCGGCACGAATCAACGGCGACCTGCTGCAGGGGCAACAGATGCTGTTTAGTGCGGAAAGCTATCTGCTGACAATCTGCGAACAACGGGCGAAGTTTCCTGCTCAGGTTCCAAGGCTGCAAAACGCGCCGCACCTGTTTCAGGCGAAGACGCTTACGTTTACAGACCTGCCGACTGCGAATGCGGACGGCCTGAGTGAAGCGTCAGAAAACCGTTCGACCGACTTCGATATAATGTGGCGGTTCGCCGTGGTGGCAGACATGCCTGACGTAGATCTGGCTGCCGCGGCAGATTCGGGATTGGAACAGCTGAGCAGTGAGTTCGACGAAACCAACCTGCAGAATTCGCCAATCCAGTTTGGTCTTCAAAACGAATCGTCGCGTCTGCACCTGGCGACTGTGTTGCAGTGGGATTTCGAAGAACCGGGCAGGGGCCGCCGCGCACTGTTGCAGATTCCCGGCATGACAGACGAAGCGGCCGACGGCATTCTGGACTGGATCGATGCTGACGATGACGTTCGCGAATTCGGCGCAGAATCCGAATACTATCTGAGGCTGGACCGTCCGTATCGTGTTCGTAACTCTGTCCCCGAAAGCTTGGAGGAACTTCTTTTCGTCAAGGGTGTATCACGAACCGCGTTTTACGGAAGTGGTCGTTCGGAAGTTCAAACGGGAGACGCTTCAACAGATCAAACTGAAGCCGACGGCTGGCATCAGCATCTGACGGTGGTATCTGCCGAACGCAACAGCGACTCAAGCGGAGAAATGCGGCTGCGATTGAACGGCGACACAGCGGCGGTGACGGCAAGCGACCTGCAGGAACTGGAATCACGGTTGCAGGCTTTTCTTCCCGAAGACGTTGCTCGTTATGTGGTGTTGGCCCGTCTGTTTGGGATTTCTTTTTCCACTTCGCCCGGTGTCCCACCGCTGACCATCAGTACGAATTCGCCGGAATTGCGAAGCCACGCCTCTGCGTCGCCGTCGCTACCAATCACTAATCTGAGCGACCTTGTCGATTCTTCCGTACAGTTGCCGCCATCCGTTGGAGGGCAGCTGGTGAACAGTCCACTGCGATCGGACGAACCTTCGTCACTGGCGACGTTTGCATTGCTGGAGGATCGACTGACGACGGAATCGACAGATGTCGTCACCGGCCGAATCAATATCAACCATGCATCGGAGGCCGTTCTGCGAGCACTCATCGACGACCCGGCCGCCGCGTCGCAACTGGTTCGACAACGAGAAAGTATTGACCAGGCTGAACGGCAGTCAACATTGTGGCTGCTGACTCGCCAAATCGTCGATCTCCCGACGTACCGGCGTATCTATCGGCACCTGACAACGGGCGGCAATGTCCATACAGGCGAAATCATCGTTTATCGTCCGGTCGGAGGCCCCGTGCTGCGGCGAAAAGTCACGATCGATGCTGCCAACGAATCTCCTCGAAGACTAGACTGGCTTGATCGATCTGAATTAGGTCTTTCTTTATCGATTGGTCGTTTAGAAACCGCCGTCGCGGAATTCTGA
- a CDS encoding prepilin-type N-terminal cleavage/methylation domain-containing protein, producing MTGQSNIRIGRRRGYTLIEMIISMVLVSALMSSVWGVMSLYNSLLTAGRDQTTQQQLVRSVFQLIDEDLSGVIAPSEPVVAAAIDDLSETLEFSLPDFADSFDDEPPSGAPPVQLSLIGTSTAMRLSVRRFVVPVREPPSDMDLLNELGGGSLSSDSPVPDDETVDVPEFQTIVYQLQAPGGADSLNSLSSGLYRLQANTAEFQSLIAQQSTAEQNMATDDVGVGRATLEALLFPAADSLADDAEDTESEMPAVSFERIPEVVDCQFEYFNGQTWQGYWSANEESRLPVAVRVSLDVVSGTDVQQMDLLNPPGPDADPFAARTGDGSVADASTLSEAGADESATVIRATRFERTILLDAVHSPVSALAGGMEGSFR from the coding sequence ATGACCGGCCAATCAAACATCCGCATCGGTCGACGTCGCGGCTACACACTGATCGAAATGATCATTTCGATGGTGCTGGTATCGGCGCTGATGTCGTCAGTGTGGGGCGTTATGTCGCTGTACAACAGCCTGCTGACGGCGGGGCGAGATCAGACGACGCAGCAACAGTTAGTGCGTTCTGTTTTTCAACTGATCGACGAAGACCTGAGCGGAGTTATTGCGCCGTCAGAGCCTGTGGTGGCTGCGGCCATTGATGACCTTTCAGAGACGCTGGAATTCAGTCTTCCGGATTTTGCAGATTCATTTGACGACGAACCCCCTTCCGGGGCCCCGCCCGTACAGCTTTCGTTGATTGGAACCTCCACCGCGATGCGGTTAAGCGTGCGACGCTTTGTGGTACCCGTTCGTGAACCACCATCCGACATGGACCTGCTGAATGAATTGGGTGGTGGTTCGCTGTCCAGCGATTCGCCGGTGCCCGACGACGAAACCGTTGACGTGCCTGAATTTCAGACCATTGTCTATCAACTTCAGGCACCAGGCGGGGCGGACAGTCTGAATTCGCTAAGCAGCGGCTTGTATCGGCTGCAGGCGAACACGGCTGAGTTCCAATCGCTGATCGCTCAACAATCGACAGCTGAGCAGAACATGGCGACCGATGATGTGGGCGTCGGGCGAGCGACCTTGGAAGCTCTGCTGTTTCCGGCGGCTGATTCCCTTGCTGATGATGCCGAAGACACAGAATCGGAAATGCCCGCTGTTAGCTTCGAACGAATTCCGGAAGTTGTGGACTGTCAGTTCGAATACTTCAACGGGCAGACCTGGCAGGGCTATTGGTCGGCGAATGAAGAGTCCCGTCTGCCAGTCGCTGTGCGAGTATCCCTGGATGTGGTTTCCGGCACCGATGTTCAGCAGATGGACCTTCTGAACCCGCCCGGTCCCGACGCTGACCCGTTCGCTGCGCGAACCGGCGATGGTTCAGTCGCTGATGCTTCGACGCTGTCGGAAGCTGGTGCGGACGAGTCCGCAACGGTCATCCGTGCGACGCGATTCGAACGCACCATTTTGCTTGATGCTGTCCACAGTCCGGTCAGCGCATTGGCGGGTGGCATGGAGGGATCGTTTCGATGA